In Halorubellus sp. JP-L1, one DNA window encodes the following:
- the paaD gene encoding 1,2-phenylacetyl-CoA epoxidase subunit PaaD yields MASDVPYEPEDVPTDVEASPDDCEEPAATACAYTEYEYVDAPNTEELPATGADAEGVERAVWDELYDIEDPEMPVSIVDLGLLYGVSVEDGHAEVDMTLTYSGCPAREMLMSDVEERVASVDGVDDVSLRLVWNPPWGLEMVTEQGKSDLNDFGLSV; encoded by the coding sequence ATGGCTAGCGACGTACCCTACGAACCGGAGGACGTCCCGACGGACGTCGAGGCATCACCAGACGACTGCGAGGAGCCGGCGGCGACGGCGTGCGCGTACACCGAGTACGAGTACGTGGACGCGCCGAACACCGAGGAGTTGCCGGCAACGGGCGCCGACGCGGAGGGCGTCGAGCGCGCGGTCTGGGACGAACTGTACGACATCGAGGACCCCGAGATGCCCGTGAGCATCGTCGACCTCGGGCTCCTCTATGGCGTGAGCGTCGAGGACGGCCACGCGGAGGTCGACATGACGCTGACGTACTCGGGGTGCCCAGCGAGGGAGATGCTGATGAGCGACGTCGAGGAGCGCGTCGCGAGCGTCGACGGCGTCGACGACGTCTCGCTCCGGCTCGTGTGGAACCCGCCGTGGGGCCTCGAGATGGTGACCGAACAGGGCAAGTCCGACCTGAACGACTTCGGACTGAGCGTCTGA
- the paaA gene encoding 1,2-phenylacetyl-CoA epoxidase subunit PaaA codes for MDIEEVKRRAGPREFSPKDDMPEEYRKAATRMIQFHANSEIMGAYLERPFIREAPSLDRKLACSAKVQDEIGHGQLLYRAAESLGMKSRDQMLDELAEGKGKFLNCFHYPMSDWVETPMIAFFVDGAAMRRQATLKRTSWEPYAHAMDKVCFEEGFHVKHGEAILHELMTGSKAEQEATQEAFEEWWPRIIQFFGPTNDKSTHHGFASEVGLKQMGNDELRNAFLNAYIPKAEKYGLEIPDEPRIRKNDDGTYEVVEEDLDWDEFFTIAKNDYEGSIQQIDGRKAAQDAVEWVREVMDEHEQRAMGASKQQAAD; via the coding sequence ATGGACATCGAGGAAGTCAAGCGACGGGCTGGCCCGCGGGAGTTCAGCCCCAAGGACGACATGCCAGAGGAGTACCGGAAAGCGGCGACGCGCATGATCCAGTTCCACGCGAACTCCGAGATCATGGGCGCGTACCTCGAACGACCGTTCATCCGCGAGGCCCCGAGCCTCGACCGGAAGCTCGCGTGCTCCGCGAAGGTCCAGGACGAGATCGGGCACGGCCAGTTGCTCTACCGGGCCGCCGAGTCCCTCGGCATGAAGTCCCGCGACCAGATGCTCGACGAGCTCGCAGAGGGGAAGGGGAAGTTCCTGAATTGCTTCCACTACCCGATGAGCGACTGGGTGGAGACGCCGATGATCGCGTTCTTCGTCGACGGCGCCGCGATGCGCCGGCAGGCGACGCTCAAGCGCACGAGCTGGGAGCCGTACGCGCACGCGATGGACAAGGTCTGTTTCGAGGAGGGCTTCCACGTCAAGCACGGCGAAGCCATCCTCCACGAGCTCATGACGGGCTCGAAGGCCGAACAGGAAGCCACCCAGGAGGCGTTCGAGGAGTGGTGGCCGCGCATCATCCAGTTCTTCGGTCCGACGAACGACAAGTCCACGCACCACGGGTTCGCGAGCGAAGTCGGCCTCAAGCAGATGGGGAACGACGAACTCCGGAACGCGTTCCTGAACGCGTACATCCCGAAGGCCGAGAAGTACGGCCTCGAGATCCCCGACGAGCCCCGCATCCGGAAGAACGACGACGGCACGTACGAGGTCGTCGAGGAGGATCTCGACTGGGACGAGTTCTTCACGATCGCGAAGAACGACTACGAGGGCAGCATCCAGCAGATAGACGGCCGGAAGGCCGCGCAGGACGCCGTCGAGTGGGTGCGCGAGGTCATGGACGAGCACGAACAGCGCGCGATGGGCGCGAGCAAACAGCAGGCCGCGGACTGA
- the paaB gene encoding 1,2-phenylacetyl-CoA epoxidase subunit PaaB, producing the protein MIWEVFRQENAGDYHEHCGNVHAPDREMALMFAEVQHARRKPTNSLWVAPQPEIGEVDTEDAKFGGTTDKSYRWASTYDFEAAASEVADSTNEQVEAERRRKAQQDKQEAQGGD; encoded by the coding sequence ATGATTTGGGAAGTATTCCGCCAGGAGAACGCTGGCGACTACCACGAGCACTGCGGGAACGTCCACGCGCCGGACCGCGAGATGGCGCTCATGTTCGCGGAGGTACAGCACGCGCGCCGGAAGCCGACGAACAGCCTCTGGGTTGCCCCCCAGCCCGAGATCGGGGAGGTCGACACGGAGGACGCGAAGTTCGGCGGCACGACGGACAAGTCCTATCGGTGGGCGTCGACGTACGACTTCGAAGCTGCGGCGTCGGAAGTCGCGGACTCGACCAACGAGCAGGTCGAGGCCGAGCGCCGTCGGAAGGCCCAGCAGGACAAGCAAGAAGCACAGGGTGGTGACTGA
- the paaE gene encoding 1,2-phenylacetyl-CoA epoxidase subunit PaaE, translating to MSRRLDPSVQTSGEVEGAECPYCGSTETEREHPKGPSLCRSMHYCNSCEQPFEKFE from the coding sequence ATGAGTCGTCGACTCGACCCGTCCGTCCAGACCAGCGGCGAGGTGGAGGGCGCGGAATGCCCGTACTGTGGGTCGACTGAGACCGAGCGCGAACACCCGAAGGGGCCGTCGCTGTGCCGGTCCATGCACTACTGTAACAGTTGCGAGCAGCCGTTCGAGAAGTTCGAGTGA
- a CDS encoding APC family permease, with amino-acid sequence MDEHSVDVETTGRNVDGEVPATEPDAVTDDATVHDDDVQLERTIGLGGGLAIGVGTMIGAGIFVFPGLAADEAGLAATLSFAIGGLIALLVALPTSELATAMPRSGGGYYFISRGMGTAYGAIVGLGLWLGLMFASAFYLVGLGHYASAVLAELGVGLPFDPVIAIGLLFGAALTALSIGGTENTAKLQNAVVGILLVVLTGFLTYGVLDAVGVFGRSSAPEEFFSRGFFPVLETAALVFTSYLGFAQVATVAGEIKKPGRNLPLAMVGSVLVVTVFYVVTIFVATSAFGADRLGEFGETAMVEVARDLLGLPGAVAILGAGLLATFSSANASILSASRAVYALSRDALLPRKASEVNLRYGTPHVALLAAGGPILVLVATGETEVLAEVASFLHLVMYGLMCVALIVLRRRNPDWYDPSFRVPGYPVVPAVGALASFALIVFMGFWSVVIGSVVMLAAYLWYRYYAADVILKGDV; translated from the coding sequence ATGGACGAGCACTCCGTCGACGTCGAGACCACGGGTCGCAACGTGGATGGGGAGGTCCCGGCGACGGAGCCGGACGCAGTCACGGACGACGCGACCGTCCACGACGACGACGTCCAGCTCGAGCGGACGATCGGACTCGGCGGCGGCCTCGCGATAGGGGTGGGGACGATGATCGGCGCCGGCATCTTCGTCTTCCCGGGGTTGGCGGCGGACGAAGCGGGGCTGGCCGCGACGCTCTCGTTCGCCATTGGCGGCCTCATCGCGCTGCTGGTGGCGTTGCCCACGTCCGAACTCGCGACGGCGATGCCCCGGAGCGGCGGCGGTTACTACTTCATCTCGCGCGGGATGGGGACGGCGTACGGCGCGATCGTGGGCCTCGGCCTCTGGCTGGGGCTGATGTTCGCGTCCGCGTTCTACCTCGTCGGACTCGGCCACTACGCGAGCGCCGTGCTCGCCGAACTCGGGGTCGGCCTCCCGTTCGACCCCGTGATCGCGATCGGACTGCTGTTCGGTGCAGCTCTGACCGCCCTTAGCATCGGCGGCACGGAGAACACCGCGAAGCTCCAGAACGCCGTCGTCGGCATCCTCCTCGTGGTCCTCACTGGCTTCCTCACGTACGGCGTCCTGGACGCGGTCGGCGTCTTCGGTCGATCGAGCGCCCCCGAGGAGTTCTTCTCCAGGGGGTTCTTCCCGGTACTGGAGACCGCGGCGCTCGTGTTCACGTCGTACCTGGGGTTCGCGCAGGTCGCGACCGTCGCTGGCGAGATCAAGAAACCGGGCCGGAACCTCCCGCTCGCGATGGTCGGGTCCGTACTCGTCGTCACCGTCTTCTACGTCGTGACGATCTTCGTCGCGACGAGCGCGTTCGGCGCGGATCGACTCGGCGAGTTCGGGGAGACCGCGATGGTCGAGGTCGCCCGCGACCTGCTCGGGCTCCCGGGCGCGGTCGCGATCCTCGGGGCCGGACTGCTGGCGACGTTCTCCAGCGCGAACGCGTCCATCCTGAGCGCCTCCCGAGCGGTGTACGCGCTGAGCCGCGACGCCTTGCTTCCCCGGAAAGCGAGCGAAGTGAACCTCCGGTACGGCACGCCACACGTCGCGCTGCTCGCCGCCGGTGGCCCGATCCTCGTCCTCGTCGCGACCGGCGAGACCGAAGTGCTCGCGGAGGTCGCTTCGTTCCTCCACCTCGTCATGTACGGACTGATGTGCGTCGCCCTCATCGTCCTGCGACGCCGCAATCCGGACTGGTACGACCCGAGCTTCCGCGTGCCAGGCTATCCGGTCGTCCCGGCGGTCGGCGCGCTCGCGAGCTTCGCGCTCATCGTGTTCATGGGCTTCTGGTCGGTCGTCATCGGCAGCGTCGTCATGCTCGCGGCGTACCTCTGGTATCGTTATTACGCTGCGGACGTGATACTCAAAGGAGACGTCTAA
- a CDS encoding HAMP domain-containing sensor histidine kinase: protein MNDCSPSDLSVHPIYPQTLVSNFPNGVLVLFDTDLRYRMVGPDVLPFSKREATDMEGKTINELFGESAGAELEPELRATLGGDSRSFDMTYDDQIHHIETRPVTIDGAPFGVLVTQEVTGERETTIELEEKTERLEMVASILSHDLRNPLNVALGHLDELQAEGTASQESLSEIRRALTRMDTIMEDAHVLARTTTLNDVERTTLRSLVESAWLTVPTEAATLDVKDELTLEADSGLMRNLFENLIRNAISHGGPTVGVHVGALDTQRGFYFEDDGSGIDVERRDVVFDSGRTSGDDKSHSGLGLNIVQEIVTAHGWHIEVTDATSGGARFEITGVTPHE from the coding sequence ATGAACGATTGTTCTCCGTCGGACCTTTCGGTTCACCCTATTTATCCCCAGACTCTCGTCTCGAATTTCCCGAATGGAGTACTGGTGCTGTTCGATACTGATCTGCGGTATCGAATGGTCGGGCCTGACGTTCTCCCCTTCTCGAAGCGGGAAGCCACAGATATGGAAGGGAAAACGATCAATGAGCTATTTGGTGAGTCAGCCGGCGCTGAACTCGAACCAGAACTTCGGGCGACACTCGGAGGCGACTCACGTTCGTTCGATATGACCTACGACGACCAGATCCATCACATTGAGACTCGACCAGTTACGATTGATGGGGCACCATTTGGCGTACTGGTGACGCAGGAAGTGACCGGCGAGCGGGAAACGACGATCGAACTTGAAGAGAAGACTGAGCGCCTTGAGATGGTCGCGAGTATCCTCTCGCATGATCTCCGCAACCCCCTCAACGTTGCACTCGGGCACCTCGACGAACTTCAGGCCGAGGGTACAGCGTCCCAGGAATCGCTTTCGGAGATTCGCCGGGCGCTCACTCGCATGGATACCATAATGGAGGACGCACATGTGTTAGCTCGAACGACGACACTGAATGACGTCGAACGCACGACTCTTCGGTCACTTGTGGAATCGGCCTGGCTGACCGTTCCGACGGAGGCGGCGACACTCGACGTGAAGGACGAACTGACTCTCGAGGCTGATTCCGGATTGATGAGGAACCTTTTTGAGAACTTGATACGGAATGCAATCTCCCATGGCGGCCCTACCGTCGGCGTACATGTTGGTGCTCTAGATACCCAGAGGGGGTTCTATTTTGAAGACGACGGGTCTGGTATTGATGTAGAGCGAAGAGACGTGGTATTCGATAGCGGACGCACGAGTGGCGACGACAAATCACATAGCGGTCTCGGGCTTAACATCGTTCAAGAGATTGTCACCGCTCATGGGTGGCATATAGAGGTGACCGATGCTACGTCCGGGGGGGCCCGATTCGAGATCACTGGGGTAACACCCCATGAGTGA
- a CDS encoding PAS domain-containing sensor histidine kinase, whose amino-acid sequence MTNRDEVHLPPILEGFDIGVLLFDPERGAVLEGNRPVEDLYGYSLDELRTMNVEDFTAPSTMLSKEDVLARIERAAGGESQIFEWQIKRANGEFRWTRFHLRSVTINDAEYVAAKVEDMTEYRARERRLGLLSRIVRHNLRNRTNVLLGYADRIKTAVEDESLEEEIETIIEITTEVGTLSDSVKQLEEIAEPDAMEREPTNLRRVVETVVEESQEEYADFGVSIEGPAEIFVIADRGFTYAVEHAVRNAIEHNDQDIPSVSITLREDSVEEYCEVRIADNGPRIPAEEIEVLQKEVETNSTYHGSGVGLWIMQWCISALGGELRFEENTPRGNIVSMVLPKANRQSAQ is encoded by the coding sequence ATGACTAATAGAGACGAAGTGCACCTGCCGCCCATCTTGGAGGGTTTCGATATAGGGGTCCTTCTATTTGATCCGGAACGAGGGGCAGTTCTGGAGGGGAACCGGCCGGTCGAAGACCTCTACGGATATTCTCTCGATGAACTTCGAACGATGAACGTCGAGGATTTCACGGCACCATCAACGATGCTCTCAAAGGAGGACGTTCTCGCTCGGATAGAAAGGGCCGCTGGCGGTGAATCACAGATCTTCGAGTGGCAAATCAAACGGGCAAACGGCGAGTTCCGATGGACTCGGTTCCATCTCCGCTCGGTTACCATCAATGACGCTGAGTATGTCGCTGCGAAGGTGGAAGATATGACCGAGTATCGAGCACGTGAGCGCCGGCTCGGACTGTTAAGTCGAATCGTCCGCCACAACCTCCGAAATAGGACGAACGTGCTACTGGGCTATGCGGACAGGATCAAAACTGCTGTTGAAGACGAATCACTCGAAGAGGAGATAGAGACAATTATCGAGATCACGACTGAAGTTGGAACGCTCAGTGACTCAGTGAAGCAACTTGAAGAGATTGCTGAACCCGACGCGATGGAGCGTGAACCGACGAATCTTCGACGGGTCGTCGAAACGGTCGTCGAAGAGAGTCAAGAGGAATACGCCGATTTCGGGGTGAGCATTGAGGGTCCAGCTGAGATCTTCGTCATCGCTGATCGGGGCTTCACCTATGCAGTTGAGCATGCTGTTCGGAACGCCATCGAGCACAACGATCAGGACATTCCGAGCGTCTCTATAACATTACGTGAGGATTCTGTAGAAGAGTATTGCGAGGTTCGAATCGCTGATAACGGACCTCGTATTCCGGCTGAAGAAATCGAGGTACTACAGAAAGAAGTGGAGACGAACAGTACGTATCACGGTTCCGGGGTCGGTCTCTGGATAATGCAGTGGTGCATCAGTGCTCTGGGCGGTGAACTTCGGTTCGAAGAGAACACTCCTCGAGGAAATATCGTCTCGATGGTATTGCCGAAAGCTAACAGACAATCCGCGCAATAG
- the paaC gene encoding 1,2-phenylacetyl-CoA epoxidase subunit PaaC, with product MAAKESLPAPGELSDDQREAVEHLLYRLADDEFVAAERYTEWQVRSPTLESDLALANIAQDELGHARLWYDLLEDFEYTESELVWERDADEWRHSTLVEQPFETGDWADVILRTYLYDQAEYIRLEALEDSTYPRIRDRITKIIQEEDYHREHAENWMARLAEEKDGLERLQGALDDLFPYALTLFAPTDETVEDRIDDLGLRSKSLDVMREEWLDVVVPYLEDLGLDVGDAELPEQYDVHHSEFELPADVGRDRSHTDAWFDLQEEFTNTYRELDRHEANRIMKDPDEA from the coding sequence ATGGCGGCGAAGGAGAGCCTTCCGGCACCCGGCGAGTTGAGCGACGACCAGCGAGAGGCCGTCGAGCACCTCCTGTACCGGCTCGCGGACGACGAGTTCGTCGCCGCGGAACGGTACACCGAGTGGCAGGTGCGGTCGCCGACCCTCGAGTCCGACCTCGCGCTCGCGAACATCGCGCAGGACGAACTCGGGCACGCTCGCCTCTGGTACGACCTACTGGAGGACTTCGAGTACACCGAGAGCGAGCTCGTGTGGGAGCGCGACGCCGACGAGTGGCGTCACAGCACGCTCGTCGAGCAGCCGTTCGAGACCGGTGACTGGGCGGACGTCATCCTCCGCACGTACCTCTACGATCAGGCGGAGTACATCCGCCTGGAGGCGCTCGAGGACTCGACGTACCCGCGGATCCGCGACCGCATCACGAAGATCATCCAGGAGGAGGACTACCACCGCGAGCACGCGGAGAACTGGATGGCGCGTCTCGCCGAGGAGAAAGACGGCCTGGAGCGCTTGCAGGGCGCGCTCGACGACCTGTTCCCGTACGCGCTCACGCTGTTCGCGCCGACGGACGAGACCGTCGAGGACCGCATCGACGACCTCGGGCTGCGCTCGAAGTCCCTCGACGTCATGCGCGAGGAGTGGCTGGACGTCGTCGTCCCGTACCTCGAAGACCTCGGGCTGGACGTCGGGGACGCGGAACTCCCCGAGCAGTACGACGTCCACCACAGCGAGTTCGAACTCCCCGCGGACGTCGGTCGCGACCGCTCGCACACCGACGCGTGGTTCGACCTCCAGGAGGAGTTCACGAACACGTACCGCGAGCTCGACCGCCACGAGGCGAACCGCATCATGAAGGACCCGGACGAGGCCTGA
- a CDS encoding histidine kinase N-terminal 7TM domain-containing protein produces MAWQYTPYVIPTAIAASLSFALFAYIVAIRRRDLDDLLVRAFVALTLSIAVWGVGDVLQLSATTLGLKRVMLVVQFVAAVGATVALLAFALAYTDNDRWVSRWTFGPLVLESLAAFALLLTSPRYHDLYVTAVGTETVDGVVQIERTLGPAATAHVLVSYLVILAAIALLVHASVRSESVFRSQSIAVIVGVALPFLINVVWFLGQGPGNNVDLTVVGFGLAVFPLWYAVSRHGLLTISPIARDTVIENMQDAVVVVDADGRIVDANPAVAALGRSDDDGLVGATATDAFPFLRPALVAGTRPPEEVAVETDDGTQYFDVNVQALRGDDDGSRLVLLRDVTERRRVEERYQRLIENSSDVITVLGANGRIKYDSPAIESLLGYDQDEWVGRRGRDRLHPEDRDRIVAEFQEGVQEPGYETRLEYRIRHADGSYRVFETFASNLLNDAVVDGIVLNSRDVTERNRRERELERTNERLDEFASVVSHDLRNPLTVGNGYLELARRGEPGALDEVAAAHERMEHIIADALALAREAETVEGVTTLDLDSVAADAWHSVATGNATFDANTGATIRADRSRLQRLLENLFRNAVEHGSTSNRTQSGDAVEHGGSAVAVRVDVEYADDTDADDAAADGEPPIAAFAVADDGVGIPEAERESIFESGVSSTEDGTGFGLAIVETIANAHDWTVAVEESDAGGARFVVDLGSESETGGEVSDADGQHVDD; encoded by the coding sequence ATGGCATGGCAGTACACGCCGTACGTCATCCCGACCGCCATCGCGGCGTCGCTCTCGTTCGCGCTGTTCGCGTACATCGTCGCGATCCGCCGTCGGGACCTGGACGACCTCCTCGTCCGTGCCTTCGTCGCGTTGACGCTCTCGATCGCCGTCTGGGGGGTCGGGGACGTCCTCCAACTCAGTGCGACGACGCTCGGCCTCAAGCGCGTGATGCTGGTCGTGCAGTTCGTCGCCGCCGTCGGCGCGACGGTCGCCCTCCTCGCCTTCGCGCTCGCGTACACCGATAACGACCGGTGGGTGAGCAGGTGGACGTTCGGACCGCTCGTTCTCGAATCCCTCGCCGCGTTCGCGCTCCTCCTCACGAGTCCACGCTACCACGACCTCTACGTCACCGCCGTTGGCACGGAGACCGTCGACGGCGTCGTCCAGATCGAACGGACGCTCGGTCCGGCCGCCACCGCGCACGTCCTGGTGTCCTACCTCGTCATCCTCGCGGCGATCGCGCTCCTCGTCCACGCCTCCGTCCGCTCCGAGAGCGTGTTCCGCTCGCAGTCGATCGCCGTCATCGTCGGCGTCGCCCTCCCGTTCCTCATCAACGTCGTCTGGTTCCTCGGCCAGGGCCCCGGGAACAACGTCGACCTGACCGTCGTCGGGTTCGGTCTCGCGGTGTTCCCGCTCTGGTACGCCGTGTCCAGGCACGGCCTCCTGACGATCTCCCCGATCGCTCGCGACACCGTCATCGAGAACATGCAGGACGCGGTCGTCGTCGTCGACGCCGACGGCCGCATCGTCGACGCGAACCCCGCGGTCGCCGCGCTCGGGCGATCCGACGACGACGGCCTCGTCGGCGCCACCGCCACCGACGCCTTCCCGTTCCTCCGGCCCGCGCTCGTCGCCGGCACGCGACCGCCCGAAGAGGTCGCGGTCGAGACCGACGACGGCACCCAGTACTTCGACGTGAACGTCCAAGCGCTCCGCGGGGACGACGACGGCAGCCGTCTCGTGCTCCTCCGGGACGTCACCGAACGCCGCCGCGTCGAGGAGCGCTACCAGCGCCTCATCGAGAACTCCTCGGACGTGATCACGGTCCTGGGCGCCAACGGCCGCATCAAGTACGACAGTCCCGCCATCGAATCGCTCCTCGGGTACGACCAGGACGAGTGGGTCGGGCGTCGGGGCCGCGACCGCCTCCACCCCGAGGACCGCGACCGGATCGTCGCCGAGTTCCAAGAGGGCGTCCAGGAACCCGGCTACGAGACGCGCCTCGAGTACCGCATTCGGCACGCCGACGGCTCCTATCGCGTGTTCGAGACGTTCGCGTCGAACCTCCTCAACGACGCCGTCGTCGACGGCATCGTCCTGAACTCGCGGGACGTCACTGAACGCAACCGCCGGGAGCGCGAGCTCGAACGGACGAACGAGCGCCTCGACGAGTTCGCGAGCGTCGTCAGTCACGACCTCCGGAATCCCCTGACGGTCGGGAACGGCTACCTCGAACTCGCCCGCCGCGGCGAACCGGGCGCGCTCGACGAGGTGGCGGCGGCCCACGAGCGCATGGAGCACATCATCGCCGACGCGCTCGCGCTCGCTCGCGAAGCGGAGACCGTCGAGGGCGTCACCACGCTCGACCTCGACTCGGTCGCGGCGGACGCCTGGCACTCCGTCGCCACCGGAAACGCCACGTTCGACGCCAACACCGGTGCGACGATCCGCGCCGACCGGTCGCGACTCCAGCGACTCCTCGAGAACCTGTTCCGCAACGCCGTGGAACACGGTTCCACGAGCAACCGGACGCAGTCCGGTGACGCCGTGGAACACGGTGGGAGCGCCGTCGCGGTTCGCGTCGACGTCGAGTACGCCGACGATACCGACGCCGACGATGCCGCCGCGGACGGCGAACCGCCGATCGCTGCGTTCGCTGTCGCCGACGACGGCGTCGGCATTCCCGAAGCCGAACGCGAGTCCATCTTCGAGTCCGGTGTCTCCTCGACCGAGGACGGCACCGGGTTCGGGCTGGCGATCGTCGAAACCATCGCGAACGCGCACGATTGGACCGTCGCCGTCGAGGAGAGCGACGCCGGGGGCGCACGGTTCGTCGTCGACCTCGGCAGCGAGAGCGAGACTGGCGGGGAGGTGTCGGACGCGGACGGCCAGCACGTCGACGACTGA
- a CDS encoding helix-turn-helix domain-containing protein, translating into MISECLVVEFRVTGDDCPLAAATRETGTVVDANPPQLRRDGNALLQCSTGADAADALASTLDDDDRLRYLHAAGAGDRVNFRCLSKHPCVVQRLTDAGFMVESMQYDDGEERYTGAVVGRDVLDGVMAAAGETVGVTLQRIYPLGSEDDQPVAERWPFTTAQEEAMRTAYEMGYFDVPRKVDASEVAAALGVSKSAFLERLRRGHAAIFDQLFG; encoded by the coding sequence GTGATCTCCGAGTGCCTCGTCGTCGAGTTCCGCGTCACCGGCGACGACTGTCCGCTGGCCGCCGCGACCCGCGAGACCGGGACGGTCGTGGACGCGAACCCCCCACAGTTGCGTCGTGACGGGAACGCCCTCCTCCAGTGTTCGACGGGCGCCGACGCCGCGGACGCGCTCGCGTCGACGCTCGACGACGACGACCGCCTCCGGTACCTCCACGCCGCGGGGGCGGGGGACCGCGTGAACTTCCGGTGCCTCTCCAAGCACCCCTGCGTCGTGCAGCGACTCACCGACGCCGGATTCATGGTGGAGTCGATGCAGTACGACGACGGCGAGGAGCGGTACACGGGCGCGGTCGTGGGGCGCGACGTCCTCGACGGCGTCATGGCGGCCGCGGGCGAGACCGTCGGCGTGACCCTCCAGCGCATCTACCCCCTGGGTTCGGAGGACGACCAGCCGGTCGCGGAACGCTGGCCGTTCACGACGGCCCAGGAGGAAGCGATGCGGACCGCCTACGAGATGGGGTACTTCGACGTTCCCCGAAAGGTCGACGCGAGCGAGGTCGCCGCGGCACTCGGCGTCAGCAAGTCCGCGTTCCTCGAACGGCTCCGCCGCGGCCACGCCGCCATCTTCGACCAGTTGTTCGGATAG